The following proteins are encoded in a genomic region of Necator americanus strain Aroian chromosome II, whole genome shotgun sequence:
- a CDS encoding hypothetical protein (NECATOR_CHRII.G4927.T1): MRLLLISSILWVTSRTMKKPDLYVWLEQNSYICDLSLFGNSLPHFLSPDESKQFACDCGDPLISRAACARRSNEMPNCHEIPDLCMREYAILFTETGDRLAQPFTTRATTTTTEPSTTVTEFIITNPPIVQRRSLFRQFQRQPIPPRRPSARREFVFRNRVPNRFPLTRQPPRQRTRPLPRLLPSSRFRTRQRVQQQPQQLNRRISVNFFAAGRQSFNRGRRPIIPRRPTTTTTTSTTTTTTSTTTTTTPTTTPTTTTTTKATTTTQTTTPSTTTPTTTTTEKTTTTTKPTTTTTKATTTTTPKPTTTTRTTTRPTTTTRKSTTTSTTPKRTTTTTATTPRTTTNIAEVIKISKTELLIAELTNRLRAIGNKEPEHPFMGLEELFLSRRKSTTTTATTTATTTTTASTTQATTTTPKTTKMHEVVDDEVRKESKITSAEINTREQLARIEATIQSGPVKMPELTLTSNVAAATGAETKEKDEKKNEDTGENQMEMTPSGDRNRKETTVLDDPVQTRGSPTVEGKSTAKDETGAVPGQKMTKTEITKISSMNQEEAIEFIRKKLEQLEVRFMETFERGAAPTVKESRKPDDLVASDDEVVNIRRQSRLDSRRRNADPEITSAGTFLESLDKVETILKAVDSKPEEGHKTNEKKTKVVEGSGNETPNPETVTVTYTVTESEPYTSVEMLTNEPETSTLRSKGCTDTHELCPTWKTAKLCSTSPTFMYKFCQEACGFCSQRE, encoded by the exons ATGCGGCTGCTGCTGATATCCTCGATTTTGTGGGTAACGAGCCGTACGATGAAAAAGCCAGATTTATATGTGTGGCTTGAGCAAAATAGTTATATCT GTGATCTCTCACTCTTCGGGAATTCTTTGCCGCACTTTTTGTCGCCAGACGAATCGAAACAATTTGCCTGCGACTGCGGTGATCCACTCATCAGTCGTGCTGCATGCGCTCGGCGATCGAATGAAATGCCGAACTGTCATGAAA TTCCGGATCTTTGTATGCGAGAATATGCGATTCTTTTCACGGAAACTGGCGACCGATTGGCAC AGCCATTTACCACCAGAGCAACTACGACAACCACAGAACCATCGACAACAGTTACGGAGTTTATTATAACCAACCCACCAATAGTGCAACGACGGTCGCTTTTCCGTCAATTCCAGAGGCAGCCGATACCGCCGAGGAGGCCATCAGCCAGGAGAGAATTTGTGTTCAGAAACAGAGTTCCG AATCGCTTCCCATTGACTCGTCAACCCCCACGTCAACGGACGCGTCCTCTTCCGCGACTCCTGCCGTCGTCCCGCTTCCGAACGCGGCAGCGCGTTCAGCAGCAACCACAGCAGCTGAACAGAAGAATTTCGGTGAACTTCTTCGCCGCCGGCAGACAGTCTTTCAACAGAGGTAGAAGGCCAATAATTCCAAGAAGACCAACCACCACTACTACCACGTCTACCACTACGACCACCACATCTACAACGACGACCACCACACCCACAACCACACCCACTACGACCACAACCACTAAAGCGACAACAACTACACAAACAACGACACCAAGTACAACAACACCCACAACGACAACGACGGAGAAAACCACAACAACCACTAAacccaccaccaccaccacaaaaGCAACTACGACCACAACACCGAAACCGACGACTACTACGAGAACTACGACAAGACCTACTACTACGACCAGAAAATCTACTACTACGAGCACAACACCTAAACGGACAACCACCACTACGGCCACCACACCAAGAACGACGACTAATATTGCGGAAGTGATTAAAATCAGCAAGACAGAGTTGTTGATCGCAGAGTTGACGAATAGGCTACGTGCAATCGGAAATAAGGAACCAGAACATCCATTTATGGGGCTGGAGGAGCTTTTCTTGAGTAGAAGGAAGTCAACCACTACCACtgccaccaccaccgccaccaccaccaccactgcCAGCACAACGCAAGCAACAACGACGACTCCGAAGACAACGAAGATGCACGAGGTGGTCGACGATGAGGTCAGAAAAGAGTCCAAGATCACCTCAGCTGAAATAAATACAAGAGAGCAGCTGGCTAGGATTGAAGCAACAATACAATCAGGTCCTGTGAAGATGCCAGAGCTTACGTTAACGTCGAACGTAGCCGCAGCTACAGGAGCAGAGACCAAGGagaaggatgaaaagaaaaatgaggataCAGGAGAAAATCAAATGGAAATGACTCCATCCGGTgacagaaacagaaaagagaCAACGGTTCTGGATGATCCTGTTCAAACAAGGGGGTCACCTACCGTAGAGGGGAAATCCACTGCAAAGGACGAGACGGGAGCCGTACCGGGACAAAAAATGACTAAAACTGAGATCACCAAGATTTCTTCGATGAATCAAGAGGAAGCTATAGAGTTCATCAGGAAAAAACTTGAACAACTCGAAGTTCGCTTCATGGAaac TTTTGAAAGAGGTGCTGCACCTACCGTCAAAGAATCTCGAAAACCTGATGATCTCGTCGCTAGCGACGACGAGGTGGTTAACATTCGACGACAATCACGTCTGGACTCTCGACGTCGCAACGCTGATCCCGAGATCACCAGTGCTGGAACATTTCTAGAAAGTCTCGACAAGGTTGAGACAATTCTAAAAGCTGTAGATTCTAAACCGGAGGAAGGGCATAAGACAAACGAAAAGAAGACGAAAGTTGTAGAAGGTTCTGGAAACGAGACACCTAATCCGGAAACGGTAACTGTCACCTACACAGTTACCGAATCGGAACCGTACACCTCAGTGGAGATGTTGACAAATGAACCA gaaacttCAACGCTTAGAAGCAAAGGTTGTACGGATACCCATGAACTGTGTCCAACGtggaaaacagcaaaattgtGCTCAACGAGCCCGACGTTCATGTATAAATTCTGCCAGGAAGCTTGTGGATTTTGTAGTCAACGAGAATAG
- a CDS encoding hypothetical protein (NECATOR_CHRII.G4926.T1), with amino-acid sequence MMQSLEVLAFKEHSRQSESFTRTLTQLGKEGGSIAGSPANVAKVVEGFYSQLFSSTRLPAPVPSQTNCNSTRRGAANPSRRKRKRR; translated from the coding sequence ATGATGCAATCTCTAGAAGTGCTAGCCTTCAAAGAGCACAGCAGACAGAGCGAATCATTCACAAGAACATTGACACAACTGGGGAAAGAAGGTGGTTCAATCGCGGGATCTCCTGCTAACGTCGCGAAAGTGGTCGAAGGATTCTATAGCCAATTATTCTCCTCAACAAGACTACCTGCACCAGTACCATCGCAAACTAATTGTAACTCAACTCGACGAGGTGCCGCCAATCCTAGCAGAAGAAAGCGGAAAAGAAggtaa
- a CDS encoding hypothetical protein (NECATOR_CHRII.G4927.T2) yields MRLLLISSILWVTSRTMKKPDLYVWLEQNSYICDLSLFGNSLPHFLSPDESKQFACDCGDPLISRAACARRSNEMPNCHEIPDLCMREYAILFTETGDRLAQPFTTRATTTTTEPSTTRQPIPPRRPSARREFVFRNRVPVRTVTRRPPFRQRTFTLQNRFPLTRQPPRQRTRPLPRLLPSSRFRTRQRVQQQPQQLNRRISVNFFAAGRQSFNRGRRPIIPRRPTTTTTTSTTTTTTSTTTTTTPTTTPTTTTTTKATTTTQTTTPSTTTPTTTTTEKTTTTTKPTTTTTKATTTTTPKPTTTTRTTTRPTTTTRKSTTTSTTPKRTTTTTATTPRTTTNIAEVIKISKTELLIAELTNRLRAIGNKEPEHPFMGLEELFLSRRKSTTTTATTTATTTTTASTTQATTTTPKTTKMHEVVDDEVRKESKITSAEINTREQLARIEATIQSGPVKMPELTLTSNVAAATGAETKEKDEKKNEDTGENQMEMTPSGDRNRKETTVLDDPVQTRGSPTVEGKSTAKDETGAVPGQKMTKTEITKISSMNQEEAIEFIRKKLEQLEVRFMETFERGAAPTVKESRKPDDLVASDDEVVNIRRQSRLDSRRRNADPEITSAGTFLESLDKVETILKAVDSKPEEGHKTNEKKTKVVEGSGNETPNPETVTVTYTVTESEPYTSVEMLTNEPETSTLRSKGCTDTHELCPTWKTAKLCSTSPTFMYKFCQEACGFCSQRE; encoded by the exons ATGCGGCTGCTGCTGATATCCTCGATTTTGTGGGTAACGAGCCGTACGATGAAAAAGCCAGATTTATATGTGTGGCTTGAGCAAAATAGTTATATCT GTGATCTCTCACTCTTCGGGAATTCTTTGCCGCACTTTTTGTCGCCAGACGAATCGAAACAATTTGCCTGCGACTGCGGTGATCCACTCATCAGTCGTGCTGCATGCGCTCGGCGATCGAATGAAATGCCGAACTGTCATGAAA TTCCGGATCTTTGTATGCGAGAATATGCGATTCTTTTCACGGAAACTGGCGACCGATTGGCAC AGCCATTTACCACCAGAGCAACTACGACAACCACAGAACCATCGACAACA AGGCAGCCGATACCGCCGAGGAGGCCATCAGCCAGGAGAGAATTTGTGTTCAGAAACAGAGTTCCGGTAAGAACAGTGACAAGGCGGCCACCATTCCGGCAAAGAACGTTTACATTACAG AATCGCTTCCCATTGACTCGTCAACCCCCACGTCAACGGACGCGTCCTCTTCCGCGACTCCTGCCGTCGTCCCGCTTCCGAACGCGGCAGCGCGTTCAGCAGCAACCACAGCAGCTGAACAGAAGAATTTCGGTGAACTTCTTCGCCGCCGGCAGACAGTCTTTCAACAGAGGTAGAAGGCCAATAATTCCAAGAAGACCAACCACCACTACTACCACGTCTACCACTACGACCACCACATCTACAACGACGACCACCACACCCACAACCACACCCACTACGACCACAACCACTAAAGCGACAACAACTACACAAACAACGACACCAAGTACAACAACACCCACAACGACAACGACGGAGAAAACCACAACAACCACTAAacccaccaccaccaccacaaaaGCAACTACGACCACAACACCGAAACCGACGACTACTACGAGAACTACGACAAGACCTACTACTACGACCAGAAAATCTACTACTACGAGCACAACACCTAAACGGACAACCACCACTACGGCCACCACACCAAGAACGACGACTAATATTGCGGAAGTGATTAAAATCAGCAAGACAGAGTTGTTGATCGCAGAGTTGACGAATAGGCTACGTGCAATCGGAAATAAGGAACCAGAACATCCATTTATGGGGCTGGAGGAGCTTTTCTTGAGTAGAAGGAAGTCAACCACTACCACtgccaccaccaccgccaccaccaccaccactgcCAGCACAACGCAAGCAACAACGACGACTCCGAAGACAACGAAGATGCACGAGGTGGTCGACGATGAGGTCAGAAAAGAGTCCAAGATCACCTCAGCTGAAATAAATACAAGAGAGCAGCTGGCTAGGATTGAAGCAACAATACAATCAGGTCCTGTGAAGATGCCAGAGCTTACGTTAACGTCGAACGTAGCCGCAGCTACAGGAGCAGAGACCAAGGagaaggatgaaaagaaaaatgaggataCAGGAGAAAATCAAATGGAAATGACTCCATCCGGTgacagaaacagaaaagagaCAACGGTTCTGGATGATCCTGTTCAAACAAGGGGGTCACCTACCGTAGAGGGGAAATCCACTGCAAAGGACGAGACGGGAGCCGTACCGGGACAAAAAATGACTAAAACTGAGATCACCAAGATTTCTTCGATGAATCAAGAGGAAGCTATAGAGTTCATCAGGAAAAAACTTGAACAACTCGAAGTTCGCTTCATGGAaac TTTTGAAAGAGGTGCTGCACCTACCGTCAAAGAATCTCGAAAACCTGATGATCTCGTCGCTAGCGACGACGAGGTGGTTAACATTCGACGACAATCACGTCTGGACTCTCGACGTCGCAACGCTGATCCCGAGATCACCAGTGCTGGAACATTTCTAGAAAGTCTCGACAAGGTTGAGACAATTCTAAAAGCTGTAGATTCTAAACCGGAGGAAGGGCATAAGACAAACGAAAAGAAGACGAAAGTTGTAGAAGGTTCTGGAAACGAGACACCTAATCCGGAAACGGTAACTGTCACCTACACAGTTACCGAATCGGAACCGTACACCTCAGTGGAGATGTTGACAAATGAACCA gaaacttCAACGCTTAGAAGCAAAGGTTGTACGGATACCCATGAACTGTGTCCAACGtggaaaacagcaaaattgtGCTCAACGAGCCCGACGTTCATGTATAAATTCTGCCAGGAAGCTTGTGGATTTTGTAGTCAACGAGAATAG